The sequence below is a genomic window from Paenibacillus silvisoli.
GAAACACATTAGCCAGCCCCGGTCGCAACCTATCGCTTCAATACATGCTACTTCTTCTTCGCCGACAAATCGCCGTCAATGAAGCTCCCGATTTTCAGCAGCGCCTGCTGCTTCATCCGATCGGCTTCCGCCTGCGTCAACTGCTTGCCTTCCACGAGCGACTTGGCCTGCGCATCCAGGTCGGCCGTGATGGCGTCCAGCAGCTGATCGCGCGTAAACCCGCGCTCCTCGGCGATCGCGACAAGCGATTTGCCTTCGTCCATCAGCTTGCCATACTCCGCTTTCTCAAGGCTGAGCAGGTCGAGAACCGCTTTCATGTTCAGCCCCAGCTGATTGCCATTTCCTTTGTCCAGCTGCTCTGCAAGCGGCGTCGTGTAGATACGTTCCGCTTCGAGGCTGACTTTCTTCCGGACATTCGCCTTCTCTTCCGCCGTCAGCAGCTCCGTTTTGAGCTTGTCGCTCAGTCCGGCAAGCAGACGTTCAGCCAGCTGATCGATCAGAGGCTGAACATCGAGACCCTTCGCTTTCGCGATGTCCGCGAATGTCTTACCGTCCTTCATCGCCTGCCCGAGCGCTGCTTTGTCCAACCCAAGCTGCTTCATGACCGTTTGAATCGGGTCGACGCCGGCTTCTTTCTCGCCAGCCGCCGCCGCCTTCTTCTCCTTTTTGGCCAATTCAAGCTTGGCTGCCACGGCCGCGTTATCCGACTGTGCCGGTTCTTTGCCGCCCAGGCCATCCGCCGCATACGCGGATACCGGAATGGCGATAGCAAGCGCAAGAATAGCTCCTGTCAGCAGCTTCTTCATCGATTGAAGCACCTCCTTCCTTTGAAGTCCCGCCTCTCGGCGGGTACAGCTTCATTGTAGAGGCACATTCTGAAACGACTCTGAAAGGTTCGGCAGGCGGACATAAAAGGTTGTACCCGCTCCTTCCTGGCTCTCAACCCGAAGCTTGCCCTGATGCGCCAGCACGATCTGCTTGGCGATCGCCAGCCCCAACCCCATCCCTTCCGAGCGGCGGGTACGCGCTTGATCGAGCCGGTAAAACCGCTCGAAGATGCCGCTCAAATGGGCTTTCGAGATGCCGATGCCGGTATCGGCGACGGTCATCGTCAATTCGCTAAGGCCAGCTTCCACGCCGATCGTTACCGTGCCGCCCTCCCGATTGTACTGAATCGCATTTTCGACCAATATAAAAGCAAGCTGCCTGATCCTCACTTCATCGCCATGCACGCACACGTCACCGGAGTCCAAGCCCTTACAGGCGATCCGTATTTGCTTGCCCGCCGCCAGCGGCTCCAGCTGCTCCACGACCTGCCTTATCGTATGGCTGAGCGAGAAGGTCGTCTTCATCAGCTCGATCCGTCCGTTATCGCTGCGGGCCAGCGTCAGCAGATTGTCGACCAAACGGATCAGATGGTGAATCTCTTTGCCCGATTTGGCCAGCACCCTCCGGTGAAAAGAAGGCAGCGCCTCCCGCTGCTCATTCAGCACCTCCATCGATGAACGCAAAATGCTAAGCGGCGTGCGCAGCTCATGCGACGCATCGGCCGTGAACTGCTCCTGCCTCCGGTACGCTTGAACGATGGGGATCATCGCCCGGCCTGCCAGCAGATAGCCGGCGCCGGCGCCAAGCACCAGCATGGCTGCGGCAAAGCCGATGAACGCCCATCGCAATCGAGCCAGCAGAGCGACATCGTTAGTCACCTCCTGCGCGACGATGATCCTGTATGTTTCACTCGCGCCCGCATTGAACAGAATGCCGCCAACCCGGAACGTCCGGTCACCGGCATGCACATTGTCGAACGTGTTGTCCGGCGCGTCGAGGAGACTCGGCAGCAAGGAGGTCAGCGGGAAATCCATGCTCAAGACGTTGTCCTTGCCCGAAGATTGAAGCAAAATGTCCCCCTTCGGACCGATCAGCCACGCCATTTGATTCAGCTGCAGCCCGCTCGGCGCGAAGGACGCGCTTAGCTTCTCGCGGTTCGCGAAGGCGTTCAGCAGCGTCTTCCATTTCGGGGAGCTCATCACATCGTTCAGCTCGGAAGCGTATTGCTTGCTGATCGAGAGAAGCTGATTATTTTGCGAGGCCGTAATCATGTGCTGTACCATCCAAAGCGCGAACAGAACCGTCAACGCCAAAATAATGCCGATCGTGACCGAAAATTGGCGCGTCAACGCCGCCTGCGTCCGCTTAAACATCGTCCTCACCGCCGGCCGGCGCGAGACGGTAGCCCGCGCCGTAGATGCTGTGGATATATTTGACCGGATGAGGCTCGTCCACCTTCTTGCGCAGCAGCTTGACCGTCGCGTCCACCGTATTGAGCGTCACCTCGGCGCCTACGCCCCACACCTGATCCAGCAGCTGCTCGCGGGAAAGCACATGCCCCGCATGCCGGATCAAGCAAGCGAGCAGCTGAAATTCGCGCCGGGTCAGCGTTATCGGCTCGCCGCCGCGCGTCACCTCGTGACGGTTCAGGTTCACGCTCAGCTCCCCCGCCTGAAGCGTCTCGGACTGGATCGCGCGCTCTTGCCGGCGGAACAAAGCGAGCAGCCGCGCTTCCAGCTCTTCGAACGCAAACGGCTTGATCATATAGTCATCCGCGCCTGCATGCAGACCTTCCACCCGATCCTGCACAGCGTCCCGTGCGGTAAGCAGTAATATCGGCGTATGGTCATCCCTTCTTCGCGCTTCCCGAACCAGCTCCATCCCCGTCGCCCCGGGGAGCATCCAATCCAGCACATAAGCGTCATACCGGCCCGGCCCCATCGCATCGCGCGCTTCCATCCCGTCCTTCAGCCAATCGACGACATGGTAGCGCCGCCGCAGCTGGTGCTCCGTCAGTTCCCCGAGCGTCTCGTCGTCCTCTGCCAATAGTATCCGCAACGTCAAATCCCCCATTTGCCCATAATGAAGGCATTATACCAGCCAAAGATGAAACAAAGCTGAAAAGTCAGCTCAGTATCCCGGTGCTCGTAATATGGACTTGAAACGTCGGCTTAATCGTGACGTCTTTATATTTTTCCTCCCAATCGACGCTCTTCCATAGCTTCGGATAGCGGACTCTCAGATGCCTCCCGATGCCGAGCGCATCGCAGTTCGCTTTCTGCATCCGGTTCGTCACGACGGCCGCCTCCTTGTTCAGCCATTCGGCAAGCTCCCGATTAAGCTTCTCGCGGTCGATGCTGCGCTCAAGCTTGCTCGGGTAGCTGATGATCGAGCCGTAGAGATCCACCTTGATGAGACATTCTATTTTCCCAGTGCCCGGATCCGCTTTTACCTTCATGGACCGCTTCAGCTTGTTCGCTCCAAACGAAATCACGCGCTGCTGGACGGGGATGTTCATCACCGCTTGCTTTCCGATCGTGTTGTCCATCAACAGCAATATCGTGCCGTCCTCGCCCCTTAGCTTCACGCCGGTAAACCGGTCGCCGTTGAACAAGGCGATGTCGTTGACGGATAGCGCTTTATCCCCTACTTTATGGATCATCGGTACGATCGGATCCTCGCCGGGCTCGGAAAACTGGCTCCATACCGTGAACAGCGTCTGATCCGGAATGACGGTCTTGACAACCGCTCCGTCGAAAATCTGCTTGATCCCGAACGCAACCGGGCTATGCTCGATTGGTTCGAACGCGAGCACCTCGGCAGCTTCGCCGCTGCTGATCAGAATATTCGACCGCAAGTACCCTTTCGGA
It includes:
- a CDS encoding sensor histidine kinase, which encodes MFKRTQAALTRQFSVTIGIILALTVLFALWMVQHMITASQNNQLLSISKQYASELNDVMSSPKWKTLLNAFANREKLSASFAPSGLQLNQMAWLIGPKGDILLQSSGKDNVLSMDFPLTSLLPSLLDAPDNTFDNVHAGDRTFRVGGILFNAGASETYRIIVAQEVTNDVALLARLRWAFIGFAAAMLVLGAGAGYLLAGRAMIPIVQAYRRQEQFTADASHELRTPLSILRSSMEVLNEQREALPSFHRRVLAKSGKEIHHLIRLVDNLLTLARSDNGRIELMKTTFSLSHTIRQVVEQLEPLAAGKQIRIACKGLDSGDVCVHGDEVRIRQLAFILVENAIQYNREGGTVTIGVEAGLSELTMTVADTGIGISKAHLSGIFERFYRLDQARTRRSEGMGLGLAIAKQIVLAHQGKLRVESQEGAGTTFYVRLPNLSESFQNVPLQ
- a CDS encoding response regulator transcription factor — protein: MRILLAEDDETLGELTEHQLRRRYHVVDWLKDGMEARDAMGPGRYDAYVLDWMLPGATGMELVREARRRDDHTPILLLTARDAVQDRVEGLHAGADDYMIKPFAFEELEARLLALFRRQERAIQSETLQAGELSVNLNRHEVTRGGEPITLTRREFQLLACLIRHAGHVLSREQLLDQVWGVGAEVTLNTVDATVKLLRKKVDEPHPVKYIHSIYGAGYRLAPAGGEDDV
- a CDS encoding Ger(x)C family spore germination protein, producing MSMRRSAALAANIGMISLLLTGCWDVQQLTGKKLVNGISIDITDDNHFHGTVRAIVLESKGGGQFDVKDELMDAIGDSTSNIGLEIDNMMPGTLEASKTHVIILGEKLAKKGILPSLESFYRNPKGYLRSNILISSGEAAEVLAFEPIEHSPVAFGIKQIFDGAVVKTVIPDQTLFTVWSQFSEPGEDPIVPMIHKVGDKALSVNDIALFNGDRFTGVKLRGEDGTILLLMDNTIGKQAVMNIPVQQRVISFGANKLKRSMKVKADPGTGKIECLIKVDLYGSIISYPSKLERSIDREKLNRELAEWLNKEAAVVTNRMQKANCDALGIGRHLRVRYPKLWKSVDWEEKYKDVTIKPTFQVHITSTGILS